gttgtcatcactatcaatattgtcgagctcTCTTAAGTGTCGGGCATCATCTCCATTGTCCTCATCAtctccatcgtcatcatcatctacaTCGTCCTCAACTCCATCGCGCTCCATCTGCCATCGCTCAAGGATTCGTAAGTCCTCAGCATCCTGCACCTCAtcaccctcgtcctcatcgatgtcgttgtctacttccatgcccatgagCAAAAGAATGTCTATCTCCaaactcccttctagcccctcaggttgatagaactcatctttgtttgggtcaaagttgtaatcatcatcgtttgggacagccgCTTTACCGCACGGCGAGACCAAGTGCACAAGGCTCCAACCTGCAAGCTTCtcgtctttttggcacgcccatgggaggtAATACACTTGCATGGCGTGTCGattagccacaatatagacattgtctcctttataattggaatcctgtcgaattttgaCTTGCCCAATCTTAAGGTCTTTTTTCGTGACatcaggatcgaaccaatggcatttgaataccacTGGCTTAAAAGCTTTGGCACCCTTAAATTTGAGCTCGTATATCTCTTCGACTATGCCGTAATAGTCCTCATCTGTGCTGGGTGTACGAACTCCGCTGCACGTGGTTTTTAGGTTGGCCCGACTCTCCTCGTAGGCTCTCGtgcgaaagcgatagccattcacatcataaatggtgaatgacttgaccctacgGGAGAAGCCACCGGCCACCTGTTTTAATTCATCACCCATTTTCGCATCCATGCGGGCCTACAAGGTTAGGACAGGTAGATCATTACATTACTCGCTCCTAGGAGCAAAGTGGAATCTTCTAGGAGCAAATGAGGTTAGTTGGATGGTACCTTTGTAGAGAACcaggaaatgaaatcgggcacaccatgTCTGAGAAGATGGTCTTCTTCTTGCTCGGTAGGAGCCCTATTGCCTCTCCAGTGTTCATTAATATATTCCCTGAAAAAACAAGAGACAAGGGGGTCGGATCGATAGGTGGAGGATAGTCACgacgtatgtaacaagctcattgagaacttacttctGATAAGGAATCACTtcatcaaggttcaacaacaagtagatcatgatagtgcgccactcatcatggGTCAATTTCTTGTTGGTACCTGCGCTTCCTCTTCCAAGatccccttggaaaaggctgaggttcgatgagtTCTCGTCGGCGTTGTAACAAGGGGTTGGATTGTGCACGATGGGAAGTTTCTTAGTATAGTACGCCTGTGTGAATgtcgacacctcctccagaatgaatgcctctgccacggaagcctcaattttagctttatttctacactttttctgaagaagctttagacacctctcgattggatagcaccaacgggcctgcacgggcccccccaaccgtgcctcgcgtggtaggtgcaaaatcagatgctgcatcgacaggaagaagccgggtggaaatatcATCTCCAACTTGTAGAGCAACAGAGGTGCAGCCTTCTCCAGGTCAACACAAACgtcccgagataactccttggcacaaagctggcggaagaaaaagctcaactctgccaggacgCGCCACACTAGCTCGGGGAGGTATCCCcgggtcatcgcaggaaggatccactcaatccatatgtggaagtcatgactcttcatccctaagactttcaTAGTCtacaagttcactcccctactcagaTTCGCCACATACCCATCCAGGAACTGTAACGTCTTCATCCACTGCAGTACTTCCTTCCTATCGGCCCTTTTCAAGATGTAATCGGCCAGGCTCCTTTTCCATCTCTTGCCTGGCGCAGGGGTCTTCAtcactagctttggtctatcgcaaatCTTTTCCATGTCTAgtctagccttaacattgtcctttgactttttaccaatgtccatgagtgttgcccagagtgcctcggcgacattcttttctatgtgcattacatcgatgttgtgtggaagaataAGGTGCTTGAAGTacgggagcctagtcaagcccgatatatgagtccacatgtggtcgttaccatatccaataaaaccaccgTTGACTTCATCAATTTGGAGAGCCTCTATCTCGGCAAGGACCTCGGCAGGGCTCTTAACCTGAGGAATGGGGTCGGTGACTtgaacacctttcgtgaagtgctTTTCATCTCGTCTCAATTCATGGTTCtcaggtaggaattgacgatgtttgtcgaaagaagaatacttgccacccttgtgCAGCCAGGTGAACATCACATCGGCCTTGCATGTTGGGCAAGGGAACTTCCCTTGAACACACCATGCGCTGAATaagccatacgctaggaagtcatgcattgaatactggtaccacacatgcattgtgaagttcctcTTTGTAGCGTGGTCGTACGTCAGTACCCCCTCTTCCCAAGCATGTTGCAATTCATCCCACACTGgctgcatgaacacacccatattgttgcCCGGGTGTCCAGGTATTATCAGTGTCAAGACGACGTTCCTAGGTTCAAACATGACGCCGGGgggaagattgagggggatcacgaacacgggcaaacaagtgtacggggccgccatcattccaaacgggttgaacccatctgttgccagcgctacgCGTACATTCCAAGCCTCCATAGCCTTGCCAGGATTCATGTCCTCGAAGTGCTTCCATGCATCACCATCCgctgggtgtaccatcttgtcaggactatatcttttgccattcttgtgccacgtcatttgtttcgtggactcctctgtcatgtacagccgttggatcctctgtaggaaaggaaggtgccgtaaGACCATCTCAGGGATCTTAGActgtttcttcttgccatcactgccttctacctccacaaacctagaggctttgcactttggacagtgtgtTGCTTTCTCGTGGTCTCCCctgaataggacgcaccccttcggacaagcttggatcccctcatacggcatcttaagtgcacgaaggagtctctGTGACTCGTATGTGTTCTTCGGCAGGGTGTGAGGATCCGGAAGCAGTTTGCCAAGAACTGTCAACACAAGATCGAAGCCATCTCGACTAATGCCCAATTGCGACTTCAACGCTATTAGGCGTGAAATGGCATCTagttgcgaaaccattgtcttctcgtgaaggggcttctgtgccacctccatcatggtgtagaacgcctttgcggtttccTCTGGATCATCCTCCACCTCCATTCCTTCAACGAACCGTGCTTCATGAAAGTCTGCCATCATGTCTGCCATCTCGGCATCTGCATCATACTCCTCGAGGaggggtctcaccacctcctccctaaTACGATGgtgttcaccatggtggatccagcgggtatagtttggaACGAATCCGTTATTGTGAATATCTACTCCCACGGCACGCTTTCGTTTCTTTTTCTTGTTCTTACacttgctgcagggacacggcatccgactcgaccctttagcagctgggccaaatgcatgctcTAGGAAAGCATCGGTCCCCCTAACTCATTTAGAGCTCTTACTTGCGaaacccgtgtacatccactcacggtcagccATCCTCTGTCATGCGCCAATGTAAGCGGGTAATAAAACATGTATTTGCATCTACacggcgttcctaccatctaataggtgaaggataggtcctaatcccacccgtggatgcgtagatgggttagcttccatgttctgcccCCGTCCGAGtcggaatttcggcagcacctccccgctgttctcccgatacacgtccctgcagggagagtgtgtatccggagaacacggggaggtgctgccgaaactcCGACTCAGACGAGAGTAGAACATGGAAGCtaactcatctacgcatccgcgggctgtccaaaaaacgtggacaatccgaaacagatatggtcgtagatatgcaaagacctgcatacctccgaccgtatctctttcggacgggagacgcctaactgggtgacgagatctacgaccaaggtacgggtacaggggttatacctagggtggcggcgctGTGGTGAAGCGACGCTATGCAGACAGACCGGCACGGCGCGGGGCTACTCCAGAtccgctcttctctgcaaaacaagAAAATATTCTAGATTCAGAAGGTGGATTTGACTCATTAGAGATGCAGGTAGATAATTTCTGAGTTTATATTTATAATTTCTTACTTATAAAAAATCTGCAACCCAAAAGACAGCAATAGGAAAACAAGGATATGAATCATTCTAAGGAAAAGGGAGAAAAGCATTAACCAAATATCAAGAATATAGCAAGGGCCGTGGCGGGGTTTGAGGGGTTGGCGAACTGCAACTTAGGTAGCTATTTTGCTATCATTAGCGCAAAGTCGCAAACATAAATGTCTTCTTGTCTAACCAGTCCTCTTCATACTATACAATCTCTATGTTCATGCAGGCCTCAACAGGACAGGAAAGAGCTGCCGCCTGCGGTGGGTGAACTACCTTCATCCTAGCCTCAAGCATGGCCGCATGTCACCACAAGAAGAACGCCTTATTATTGAGCTCCATGCTCGGTGGGGGAACAGGTTTGATCTGAAGTTTTTCTAGATAGTAACTTCTCTCAGTTACTAAATTTAGGTGAATACAGAGAGATTGCTGAAGGAAATGAGAAGACATGCAGCAGTATCCCCTGTCATCTAGCATCACCTGCTATGTGGGACTACAAATATCCTGAGGTATTCTGGAAGATGGAAGATCAAGAAACCATGATGTGATAGAATATGAAGAAACCATGATGTTGGCTCCACTATTTGGTTACGGTAAATAAGGCCCTCACTATTGAAGCCTGAAGGAATACATCTATATAGGTCAGGTCACTCAGCTATCTGCCTAGCAGATTTGCAGTACTTGTACTTCCTAGCTATGCTTGCATTAGTATGGGTTTCAGTATTTTAAAATCTACTATAACACTGGAGGTATGCTTATGATGTATGTATCTATGTAGCGTGCAAAATAGTTTGTATCAGTTTGTGGAATAGCGTGCAATACAAGGACGCTCTATATGCATGATATATTTATTTCTCTGTTCTTATTGTGCTGAACAAATAACAGTGTAATCTGGTTTGCAGTTATTATTCAATAGAATATGATACAAATTGAATGTTACATTTGAAGTTATATAATAAAGAGAACACCTTTACTTCTAAATAAAGCTTGATAAAACTGTATCCGAATTCAAGAAAAATAGAAAGCAGACTGAGAATAAAAAATATTCGTCCAATAAAATAGAGCCCAAGATAGACAAGAGCTTAGTTTACAACATGTCAAACAGAAACTGTAAAAGCAGAGAATATTGCGTGGGATTAGATTGATGATTGTCAAGTACATgatacatatgcatatatacagggTTACAGGCAACCACAGGGTGCGCCAAAGCTATAGGCAGCAGCAACCCTAAGTGCATGGGCCTAAGCCCACCCACGGCTTAAACATAGCTAGGCCCCTAATAGCCTGTCTAACAGAAACAAATCCACAAGTTATTTGTAACAAAGAACAGGAATAACAGACTGTTTATTCTTAAGTTCAGTTCCAACAGAACAGAACTGGCAGGTTCAGTGCAAGAGTAAGTGAGCTATCATTTTTTCTCTCCATAATTATAAAGCTGATAGCATTAGTATCTAATAATAAAGTTAAATCACACTAACCAATAAGACGAGGAAGAAGTTGCAGGTAATTAAGCTAAGATTTTGTTCTAATTAATCAATAAGGTAGTGCATGGACCACAAAGAACCAGCCATCACTTCTCTCTTATACTATCATGGCCATTCCAGGAAATAATCTTAGACTAGCATCAACATACATGGAAATCCGGAGCTACAGTGTACCTCATGGATCTAGCAGAGGATAGGGAGCATACCTCAGCGCCGCTGCGTACTGTCGGATGGACGGGCGCGTCCGCGGCGGCTGCAGGGATGTGGTCAAGTCTTCTTGACCGGATGGACGGCAGGGTGCTCTATGCTCAAGGAGGGAGCTTCCACCGCCACGATCCACGCCTGCAGTAGATGGAGAACGGGACCACGAAATTCCACGGTGGCGAGGAGGAGAAGGGATCTCTGGGCAGCGTGGGGCGGAGCTCAGGGCGCGGCAGCCGGGGATGCGGGGCGGGCGGGGGAGCTCGGGCCGCCGGCCGGCTGCTCGCGGGCGCGTCGGAGGAAGGGGCGCGGCAGCCGGGGATGCGGGGCGGGCGGGGGAGCTCGGGCCACCAGCCAGCTGCTCGCGGGCGCGTCAGAGCTCGGGGCGCGGCAGCCGGGGATGCGGGGCGGGCGGGGGAGCTCGGGCCGCCGGCCGGCTGCTCGCGGGCGCGTCGGAGGAAGGGGCGCGGCAGCCGGGGATGCGGGGCGGGCGGGGGAGCTCGGGCCGCCGGCCGGCTGCTCGCGGGCGCGTCGAAggaaggggcggcggcggcgggagggcaGCGGCGGGCGTAGCGGCGGCGACACGAGGGAGGAGTGAGGAGTGAGGAGTGGGGAGTGGGGGTTGGGCCGGCCCGTGTCGGCCTTTAGgttaaaggctttgccgagtgccagatcggcactcggcaaagacgccatctttgccgagagccagccacgtggcactcggcaaaggcctgccACGTGGTAGGATTAGGGTCGGCCAGGGtgacagcctttgccgagtgccacgtggccggctctcggcaaaggacccctttgccgagtgccacccctggcactcggcaaataaatattttttttgttttttttcttcctaTTTTTTTTGTGGGGTCTTGATACAGTAATTACATCTCaacttcaaaatttgggacaattttgagtttgtgtgctatatttctttaattatttttgtttcgttgaattttttcgacAATTCCAAATTTGAattgcaggtacatgaaataatggaatttgttcattcaaaaaatggtattcatgatgttcggcgtatgttgaggccgtatccaggacctCGCATGAAGTTACGACCATGTTAGTGTCGTAACATGACGAGTTACCTgcgggaaaagtgtttttaaattatataaaatacaaacgaagtccgaaaatgacgaaacttgtcgaggtgtgttgtcatcgcatgtggaggctgtggtaaaaaattgagaaagtttagagcaagttatgacgtcggatgcctaaaacccagacatctctacatgtgatcaAAACACTTTTCCTGCAGGTAACTCGTCATGTTACGACACTAACATGGTCGTAACTTCATGCGaggtcctggatacggcctcaacatacgccgaacatcatgaataccattttttgaatgaacaaattccattatttcatgtacctgcagttcaaatttggaattgtcggaaaaattcaacgaaacaaaaataattaaagaaatatagcacacaaactcaaaattgtcccaaattttgaatttGAGATGTAATTACTGTATCAAGACCCCACAAAAAAAtaggaagaaaaaaaacaaaaaaaaatatttatttgccgagtgccaggagtggcactcggcaaaggggtcctttgccgagagccggccacgtggcactcggcaaaggctgtcgCCCTGGCCGACCCTAATCCTACCACGTggcaggcctttgccgagtgcctaacggcaaggcactcggcaaaagggaCGGCCACGGATGTCGTTTGTCCAggcccccctttgccgagtgcccctctttgccgagtgcttctgtttgccgagtgccagacactcggcaaagagatctttgccaagtgcttggtctggcactcggcaaagaacctctttgccgagtgcccgtggtttgccactcggcaaagcttgaggcactcggcaaaggcactgTTTCCCGTAGTGATTATGAATAGTTGTATAAACTACTTTATTATAAGAATTGAAGGAAAGAAGACTCGTAGTATTTTTTATCAAGAAAGTTGGATTACAAATTCTCTTAGTGTAAGGGCGGAGCCACTGGTTATTATAACGACTGTTACCAGAGATACATGTCACTATTGACTAAGTTAAAAATGGGGTTGTTCAAGCGCCCGACAATTTTGAGAACTCAAAGGTGACGGCTTTCTCGTAATACCCATCAATTTCTAAACCACAGGATGACAGGAGTCATCAAATCACTGGATATTCTCACAACAAAAAGCGAGTACTGAGATTCATCAATTCTGTAAATCAGGACTTTTTTTTACTTGTACATTATTGCCTGTCTGAGCCTTATTCGATCTGTTTTAAACTTTTAAATACAACACGCAGGATTTTCTCTCAAAAAAAATTCAGTGACGGGCAGTGCACTTTATTTGCACGCTATCGAGTTTATCAGCTTCTGCTTGTCAGCCCACCCTAGATAGAAATGATATATATACAAACAAGGAGAGTGGACAACTTGGCAAGTGGCACAGCAAAAGTGATTACAGGTATGGGCGTAATAATTAAaaaccaaaaagaaaagaaaagaacctTGACATATGCATCATCCCTCATTTTAAATTTGCACACATATATTTACTCATCATCAGATAATATAATGCAACTTGGAGTTGGAACGTGCGTAACTTGACGACCTGTATTGCGTCTTAGCGTTGCATGCCTACTTTGACGAGGTatataagggtgtgtttggttgagctgtggctgtgggaaaaagctgctgtgggctgtgagctgtgggaaagctgttgtgggctgtgagctgtagaaaagctgaaagctgtttggttaaacaagtataaaatataccttctatctttatctctcttgaaacaactatggaagagctttttattccaccaatttcaaaAAGCAGAaaaccaaaagccaaaagcagggtcaaaccagctttcaaaaatgtactacggaaaagcagctgcttctgaaaaaacaGCCTCCGaaaacagcccctttggttgggcttttgactTTTGGggtcaaaagccaaagccaaaagcccaaccaaacggaccctaaATATGCCATGTGAGCATCTTGGAGGAACTGTGCAGGAATCAGGAATGTTGTATGTGCCCATAGTTTTCAGCCATGCAAGGTTCCAAAACCAGACCTTTTCTCTAGGCGTGGTCCATGATTCTTCCAAGGCTCTTATATGGTTAAGAAACCTAGATTATATAGCAGGTTTCTATATGCCTGCTTCCAGGTTGATTCCTGATGGCATTAGGTTTTAATTAATAAAAATTGACGAGTTTgcgctcttttttttttttttttttgagaaatgttTGCgcaaatttgatgcacatgcatTTTGGATTACTGCAGGGAGCGAGGCCATGCAGTGCAGAGGCCCAGGAAGCTGATGCCGTGGGCCGAGGAGTCGCGGCTGGGCCGCTTGCATCAACCAGATTGATAGTTTGGGTAGAGAGGAAATTTACGTGGTTTCTCAGGTTCTCACTTAGAAAATCCGGAATTCACTTTGGGACACTGTGTTACCACCTCGATTTACTACCATCAGGAGGAAGCGCTGCCAACGAACCGAATGTTAGACTTTGATGAGCTTGCACTCCAAGATCGGTCTTATTCATGGCATATCCATACTCTGTTATCATCACCACCATCGTTCCTAAGCACATTTGAAATAGCGATATTAGGTAGTAACAAATTCTTAATTTTATCATTATGCAAacataggaacgagctcacctatcTTTAACTTTCATGGACATATCCacaggtgtcatgtcctcatcactagtgAACTAATGTTTTGTTTGAGTTGATAAGCTAGGCTAGTCCACGAGATGGTGTTGAGCAAGGCATTATGCATGGTGGAGATGATGATGGCCACAAAGATGCAGGGCCTCAACATAagcagaaggcgaaggagatgGATGGAGATGTGAAGACAAGCCCGAAGGCAAAACTTATAGGGCTTTGTTTCACCGACCAAGGTGCAATAGGGAAGAGCATAACCAAGTTTAGGATAGATAATAATAaccgtactattaaaaggggtaTCTTGAGCTAATACAGTTGTCTAATGCCACTAGTTGGAGCCTAACAATGCATATGTGTTAGATCTAGTGTTGTGGTGAGGAAGCAAGAGAAAAATATTTGAAAAACATTTTTAAAATGCTAACTTAGTGCTAATAGGTGTTGTTGTCTTGTGGGACACATTTGGGAGTTAGCACATTTAAAAATGATTTGAGAGAGGCGTTGTTTGTAAGGTTTCTGATCTCGTCGGATTTCTCCGTTGGTCCCTCAAGGACAACACTGCAGCTTAGGCCTCTGCGCAAACTAAGTGGTCCGATTCTCGCTTGTGGTTGTCAGGTGGGTCACTAGAATCCAGTGCTCCAGGCCTGGAGGCATCGGAGCTGGCCTAGGCCTTTTCTGTGCACGTTTGACAACAGCGGAAGAAGCACCGGAGTTTTCTGGTGTTGCCGAAAACCTTCTATGAAAGGTGTCCAGAACCACTGGTGGTATGCCTTAAGGGGACCGGAGCTTAGGGCCTTTGCCCTAAACCTTCTGCAGAGCTGCCCAGGGGGCATCGAAGGAGTCCGGTGACACTGGATGAATCGCACCGGTGCTCAGGGTGTGTTAACGGCTATTTTCAAGACTTAAATCTAGCCATTAAAGGTCTGTTTGGGATAGCTCCATTTTTCAAAAAGTGAATCTAGATCTAAAATTCACCATGGAGCATCTCCAGTGAGATCCACTAGGACGTTTGGATAACCCTGATAGATCAAGATTCACTCAAGAGCATTTTGATTGGAATTGACAGATTTACCCATGGGATAGGTCCCACTTGATAGTGTGCAAAAAGAAATCTTTTCacggtcttcttcctcctccagccGGCTTGACGGTGCGCGGAGCGGTTGGCGGCCAGCCACCGCGGGCGCGGCCAGGCGCCGCGTCCGGGGAGGGCGTGGAGCAGCGGCTGGGGCTGGGATTGGCTGGACACGGGCGCAAGGCGGACGCAAGCGGGCTCGCACGACCTCGCCGGATGCAGGCGGGCTCGCACGGCCTCGCCGGAGTCGCCGGATGCAGGCGGGCTCACACGGCCTCGCCGGGCTTCACCGGGGGTGGACGCGGGGACGGAGACGTCAGGGCGCGGCCCTTCAGATGCGCTCAGCCATGGCAGACCCctaaattttattaaaaaaaaaatctaatacaatttataaaaaatacccACTACTATCATTATGTAAACAGCCATAAATAACATCAAAAATCTACATCTAAATAATCTCTTCCATTATGAAATATAATTGAGAATAACCCCTAAATTTGCTTATAAATTACGAACTTCAGCCATATTAAAGATAACAAAAATCATATGTTTTAATTTGCATTTAAGTTACCCACATCTATCattataaaatataaaataatccCACTACTACTTGCTCCTCAATGGTTTGAGATTTGACCATTCACGGTTGGTGTAGCTCGTATTCCTTGTACACCCTTGTAGGAGGTTTcattgattttattcgtaagtttaTTTCCTGCATTCTATTTTTACTTGCGGCGCAATTTGAAAGTCTCAAAGAGAATTGATTTCACTTCTTCCACCGACACTCAAGGGCTCCTCAAGAATTGCATTTTCACTTCAGCTTCATGTCATCCAactttttttctctcttctcccAGCCTTGACAGCTGGAAACGTGAAACAAGGTCACGTTTCTTGTTCCATGAACATTATTTCGCGAATAAAAAGTTCTCGTTCTAAAAACATTTAGGTCCCGCAGTTGCATTATAAAACATAGCTCCACGTTCACGTCATCATTTCCTGTTTCCGTTTCCTTCAGGAAACATGAAACATGGCTGCTAAGCTCCCAACCTATTGGAACTTCTCTTAgaaaggctaataatacagccggtctGTTGGCTGTAAAATTTCTTGTAGCCTCTCAGACCACCTATATAGTAGTTAtctcttcactattaatacatggctcacttatttttctcataaagtttttttttttgttcctgtGCCTAAACCGACTATAAGCTTACAactcgcttctcctctctctgtcCTCTTAGAGcctgttattatacttgctcttagatATGTTTGGGGGAGGCTTGTGCTAGAGATTCTCTCTTTGCTTATTTTGCAAGAAGGTTGATTCGGACCGAGACCTCCAGGACACAAGGGAAGAAGGTCGATTTCTATGCATCTCATCTGAAACTTTTACCTAAACGAGCATAAAAAAACACAACAAACAACGGCTTCAAAGCAACATGTAACATCCTACCAACCGTACCACTTCAATAGACTTTGCAGTGAAATATCTCAATTCTATACATTAAGATTAGACAGCATGGCCAGGCAGATGATATCCCATGAACAGTTTTCATCGGATGCATCAACCAGACAAATTGCAATTGCTAAGTATATACCACAATCTAGCAGCAACTATCTTCACAAAACAGATCACATATCATCCTGAAGAACTCGCGATAGCGATACTGACTATGGTAAACAAGATGTATATACCCATAAggcagtagccccaaaatctggGTACCCGAAACCTAGCCCAGGTGACCACCAACAGGGTGCCCATCAAGCTCAGAAGAAGAAACACAAATGCAACGACAATTCCGACATGGAATTCAAGTACATAAGCTCTGGGATACACTCTTGCTGTTTGTACTACAAGGGCAGTTCCCAATCCAACCAGCATATTGAACATTGGACCAGCAAAGCAGCCA
The sequence above is drawn from the Miscanthus floridulus cultivar M001 chromosome 15, ASM1932011v1, whole genome shotgun sequence genome and encodes:
- the LOC136507003 gene encoding uncharacterized protein, which gives rise to MENGTTKFHGGEEEKGSLGSVGRSSGRGSRGCGAGGGARAAGRLLAGASEEGARQPGMRGGRGSSGHQPAARGRVRARGAAAGDAGRAGELGPPAGCSRARRRKGRGSRGCGAGGGARAAGRLLAGASKEGAAAAGGQRRA